One window of Mediterraneibacter butyricigenes genomic DNA carries:
- a CDS encoding NAD(+)/NADH kinase has product MDTFYILTNEKKDKGLHVTRLVQSYIEKSGKKSILAQTDEEGYVIPGSVPLEADCAIVIGGDGTLIQAIRGIRGSHLPVLGINMGTLGYLAEVEVTDIANDLNKLFEESYTLEYRMMMQGSVNDGAPETAVNDIVLTRDGALRIMHFNLYVNGELMNRYEADGVIISTPTGSTGYNLSAGGPIVEPTAQLFIITPICSHALNTSSVVLSAEDVIEIEVGEGRGGSVSHALVSFDGTECSPLITGDKVRIEKTQETAGLVKLGKESFMATLRRKMKGK; this is encoded by the coding sequence ATGGATACGTTTTATATCTTAACAAATGAAAAGAAAGACAAAGGATTGCATGTGACCAGGCTGGTGCAGTCTTATATCGAAAAATCCGGTAAGAAGAGTATTCTTGCACAGACAGACGAGGAAGGATATGTGATTCCGGGATCGGTGCCGCTTGAAGCAGACTGTGCGATCGTAATCGGAGGAGATGGGACGCTGATCCAGGCAATCCGTGGAATTCGCGGGTCTCATCTTCCGGTTCTCGGCATCAATATGGGAACCCTGGGATATCTGGCAGAAGTGGAAGTGACAGATATTGCAAATGACCTGAACAAATTGTTTGAAGAGTCCTATACACTGGAATACCGGATGATGATGCAGGGCAGTGTCAATGACGGGGCACCGGAAACTGCGGTGAATGACATTGTACTGACCAGAGACGGTGCTCTTCGGATCATGCATTTTAATCTGTATGTCAACGGAGAACTGATGAACCGGTATGAAGCGGATGGAGTGATTATTTCTACCCCTACCGGATCGACCGGATATAATCTGTCGGCAGGTGGTCCAATTGTAGAACCGACAGCGCAGCTTTTCATCATTACACCGATCTGCTCCCATGCGTTGAATACCAGCAGTGTGGTGCTTTCCGCGGAGGATGTGATCGAGATTGAAGTGGGAGAAGGCAGAGGGGGTTCCGTCTCCCATGCCCTGGTTTCTTTTGATGGAACGGAATGTTCTCCCCTCATTACCGGAGACAAGGTTCGGATAGAAAAGACGCAGGAGACTGCAGGACTTGTAAAGTTGGGCAAAGAAAGTTTTATGGCAACATTGCGCAGGAAAATGAAAGGAAAATAA
- the spoIVB gene encoding SpoIVB peptidase — MKKIWYRRILNGLLFMGIIGLAGYGYVAYDTVKKDGSQTEQEVSARSLEENTVLLGGMPVGIYMETEGVMVLGTQSVENQEGIKEEPAKNLVKAGDYIVGINGEKVENKKELADCVKNLEKETVILQIRRDREEIELKMTPVSVSSKERKLGIWVRDNLQGLGTITFLTRDSRFGALGHGIHDVDTNGLVEIAKGSLYATNIRTLMKGRAGMPGSLEGIIVYNSFNRLGEIEKNTEAGIYGKLEKVDRLFEEEIAIEVAKKEEICTGPAQIRCCIGDEICYYDVEILDVDPTEKEVNKGMIVRVTDPKLLEKTGGIIQGMSGSPIVQNGKLIGAVTHVFVNHPEKGYGIFAETMLELSGDNFAENQTE, encoded by the coding sequence GTGAAAAAAATCTGGTATCGAAGAATACTGAACGGTTTGTTGTTCATGGGGATCATCGGGCTGGCGGGATATGGATATGTGGCATATGATACGGTGAAAAAGGATGGGAGTCAGACGGAACAGGAGGTCAGTGCAAGATCTCTGGAAGAAAATACAGTGCTTCTGGGGGGAATGCCGGTTGGGATTTACATGGAAACAGAGGGCGTGATGGTACTTGGGACTCAATCGGTGGAAAATCAGGAAGGAATCAAGGAAGAACCTGCCAAAAACCTGGTGAAGGCAGGGGATTACATTGTGGGGATCAATGGAGAAAAGGTAGAAAATAAGAAAGAACTGGCGGATTGTGTGAAGAATCTCGAAAAAGAAACGGTGATCCTTCAGATTCGACGCGACCGAGAGGAAATTGAGCTGAAAATGACACCGGTCAGTGTCTCATCCAAAGAGCGGAAACTCGGCATTTGGGTCCGGGACAATCTTCAGGGACTCGGAACGATCACTTTTTTAACCAGAGACAGCCGTTTTGGGGCACTGGGGCATGGAATCCATGATGTGGACACCAATGGACTGGTGGAAATCGCAAAAGGGAGTCTTTATGCCACCAATATCCGGACACTGATGAAGGGCAGAGCGGGAATGCCGGGGAGTCTGGAAGGAATTATCGTTTATAACAGTTTTAACAGGCTGGGCGAGATTGAGAAGAATACAGAAGCCGGAATCTACGGCAAACTGGAGAAAGTTGACCGGCTGTTCGAGGAAGAAATTGCAATCGAAGTGGCAAAGAAAGAAGAAATCTGTACAGGGCCGGCGCAGATCCGGTGCTGTATCGGGGATGAGATCTGTTACTACGATGTGGAGATCCTGGATGTGGATCCGACAGAAAAGGAAGTCAATAAAGGAATGATTGTAAGGGTGACGGATCCGAAGCTTTTGGAGAAAACGGGTGGAATCATTCAGGGAATGAGCGGCAGTCCGATCGTCCAGAACGGAAAACTGATCGGGGCTGTAACCCATGTGTTTGTGAATCATCCGGAAAAAGGGTATGGGATCTTTGCGGAGACGATGTTGGAACTTTCCGGGGATAATTTTGCAGAAAACCAGACGGAATAA
- the dxs gene encoding 1-deoxy-D-xylulose-5-phosphate synthase — MILDKIRQENDIKKLKPEELPVLAEEIRSFLIEKISRTGGHLASNLGVVELTMALHLELNLPTDKLIWDVGHQSYTHKLLTGRKDGFDDLRKYGGMSGFPKRKESKCDAFDTGHSSTSISAGLGYVEAREILGQHHTVVSVIGDGSLTGGMAYEALNNASRLKSNFIVVLNDNNMSISKNVGGMSNYLNGLRTAEAYTGLKKGVEDSLLKVPGAGERILGQMKRAKSGLKQLIVPGMFFEDMGITYLGPVDGHDIRKLRRVIREAKRIQHGVLIHVLTKKGKGYQPAEINPSKYHGTGPFVVDTGEQTGKTTRDTYTDIFSKVLCDEAKRKEHLVAITAAMADGTGLARFSRQFPKRFFDVGIAEEHGMTFAAGLAAGGLKPVIALYSSFLQRAFDQMIHDVCLQNLPVFIGVDRAGLVGSDGETHQGLFDIAFLSMIPNLTILSPKNRWEMADMVRFCVDYDGPVALRYPRGEAYEGLKEFRREICYGKSEWIYEEEEIAILFVGHMAELAEKVREGLKEIGYPVSLINARFIKPLDEEMIEKAAKDHRLLVTIEEGVLSGGYGEAVLRYTEKKGLTMKVLNVGLPDEYIEHGNVEVLRKEVGMDPDTIVKQIVTEYICML; from the coding sequence ATGATTTTAGATAAGATCCGCCAGGAGAACGATATCAAAAAACTAAAACCGGAGGAACTTCCGGTTCTTGCAGAAGAAATCCGTTCTTTTCTGATTGAGAAGATCAGCAGAACCGGTGGACATCTGGCTTCCAATCTGGGCGTGGTGGAACTGACAATGGCGCTTCATCTGGAACTGAACCTGCCGACAGATAAACTGATCTGGGACGTAGGACATCAGTCCTACACCCACAAACTTCTGACCGGAAGAAAAGACGGATTTGATGATCTGAGAAAATATGGCGGAATGAGCGGCTTCCCGAAACGGAAGGAAAGCAAATGTGATGCTTTTGATACGGGACACAGTTCTACGTCAATTTCTGCCGGACTCGGATATGTGGAGGCAAGAGAAATCTTAGGACAGCATCACACAGTAGTTTCTGTGATCGGTGACGGTTCCCTGACCGGTGGCATGGCCTATGAGGCGTTGAATAATGCGTCCAGACTGAAAAGTAATTTTATTGTCGTGTTAAACGACAACAATATGTCGATTTCCAAAAATGTAGGTGGAATGTCAAATTATCTGAATGGACTAAGGACGGCGGAAGCCTATACCGGTCTGAAAAAAGGTGTGGAAGACAGTCTCCTGAAAGTGCCGGGAGCCGGAGAACGGATCCTGGGTCAGATGAAAAGGGCAAAAAGCGGTCTGAAACAACTGATCGTTCCTGGAATGTTCTTTGAAGATATGGGCATTACCTATCTGGGACCGGTGGACGGGCATGATATCCGGAAGCTGCGGCGGGTAATCCGGGAGGCAAAACGGATCCAGCATGGAGTATTGATTCATGTTCTGACGAAAAAAGGAAAAGGGTATCAGCCGGCAGAGATTAATCCGTCCAAATACCACGGGACAGGTCCGTTTGTGGTGGATACCGGAGAACAGACCGGGAAGACAACGAGGGATACCTACACGGATATTTTTTCAAAAGTATTGTGTGATGAGGCAAAACGAAAGGAACATCTGGTGGCAATTACGGCAGCTATGGCAGATGGAACAGGGCTTGCACGATTTTCCAGACAGTTTCCAAAACGTTTTTTTGATGTGGGAATCGCAGAGGAACATGGGATGACTTTTGCGGCGGGACTGGCTGCAGGAGGACTGAAACCGGTGATTGCACTGTATTCCTCCTTCTTACAACGAGCCTTTGACCAGATGATCCATGATGTATGTCTTCAGAATCTTCCGGTATTTATCGGTGTAGATCGTGCCGGATTGGTAGGAAGTGACGGAGAGACCCATCAGGGATTGTTTGACATTGCCTTTTTATCCATGATCCCGAATCTGACGATCCTGTCGCCGAAAAACAGGTGGGAGATGGCGGATATGGTCAGGTTCTGCGTAGATTATGACGGACCTGTGGCACTTCGTTATCCGAGAGGAGAAGCCTATGAAGGTCTGAAAGAATTTCGCCGGGAAATCTGTTACGGAAAGAGTGAGTGGATCTATGAAGAGGAGGAGATTGCCATTCTCTTTGTGGGACATATGGCAGAGCTGGCAGAAAAAGTGCGGGAAGGGTTAAAAGAAATCGGGTATCCGGTGTCTTTGATCAATGCAAGATTTATAAAGCCGTTGGATGAAGAGATGATAGAAAAAGCGGCGAAAGACCACAGGCTTCTTGTAACCATTGAAGAAGGCGTGCTTTCCGGCGGATACGGAGAGGCGGTTCTTCGTTATACAGAAAAGAAGGGACTTACCATGAAGGTCTTAAATGTCGGACTTCCGGATGAATATATCGAGCATGGAAATGTGGAAGTCTTAAGAAAAGAAGTTGGAATGGATCCGGATACCATCGTAAAACAGATTGTGACAGAGTATATCTGCATGCTCTGA
- the recN gene encoding DNA repair protein RecN — MLQNLHVKNLALIQEIEVDFSEGLNILTGETGAGKSIILGSIGLALGGKYSQDMLRTGADYGLVELCFSVEDQRIQKKLEAMDIYPDEGQIILTRKLTGGRSISRINGETVSMSVLKEVAGSLIDIYGQHEHQTLLNRKNHLTLLDLFGGEELLELKQEVAANYKEYRAKVKKLEETSMDEKERKKEISLLEFEIQEIEEAELTAGEDELLEETYRRMSDGRKMTEMISEAYGYTSEGEGANASDLLSRAIRALQEISTYDETGAGLYEQLVEVDSLLNDFNRELADYQESFSFSQEEYAQTEDRLNEINRLKAKYGETISEIQDYYEEQCERLQMLQDYETYRNTLLEQTEKAKATLEESADRLSQKRKECAEIFEKKVEDGLRELNFLDVCFEVRLTRMEACTGKGWEQGEFWITLNPGEELRPLSKVASGGELSRVMLAIKAVMADKEETPTLIFDEIDTGISGITAAKVAKQMEIIGVSHQVICITHLPQIAAAADSHYLIEKSVENEKTRTQIRKLDEEGSVMELARILGGDQITDTILSSAKEMKQKKK; from the coding sequence ATGCTACAAAATCTGCATGTGAAAAATCTGGCGCTGATCCAGGAAATCGAAGTGGATTTCTCAGAAGGACTGAATATCCTGACCGGAGAAACCGGCGCGGGAAAATCCATCATTCTCGGTTCGATCGGTCTGGCTCTGGGTGGAAAATACAGTCAGGATATGCTGCGTACAGGAGCGGATTACGGTCTGGTAGAACTGTGCTTTTCTGTGGAAGATCAACGGATCCAAAAGAAACTGGAAGCAATGGATATCTATCCGGATGAGGGACAGATCATCCTGACCAGGAAGCTGACCGGAGGAAGAAGTATCAGCAGGATCAACGGTGAGACGGTCAGCATGAGTGTATTGAAAGAAGTGGCAGGCAGTCTGATCGATATTTACGGTCAGCATGAACACCAGACCCTGTTAAACCGGAAAAATCATCTGACGCTTCTGGATCTTTTTGGCGGAGAGGAACTTCTGGAATTAAAACAGGAAGTGGCGGCAAACTATAAAGAATACAGAGCAAAAGTGAAAAAACTGGAAGAGACCTCCATGGATGAGAAAGAACGGAAAAAAGAAATTTCTCTTCTGGAGTTTGAGATACAGGAGATTGAGGAAGCAGAACTGACGGCAGGAGAAGATGAACTGCTGGAAGAAACCTACCGGAGAATGTCGGACGGACGGAAAATGACAGAGATGATCTCGGAGGCGTATGGGTATACCAGTGAAGGGGAAGGAGCAAACGCCAGTGATCTGTTGAGCCGTGCGATCCGCGCGCTTCAGGAGATCAGTACTTATGATGAAACCGGCGCGGGACTTTATGAACAACTGGTGGAAGTAGACAGTCTGCTCAATGATTTTAACCGGGAACTGGCAGATTATCAGGAAAGCTTTTCTTTCTCTCAGGAAGAGTATGCACAGACAGAAGATCGGTTAAATGAGATCAATCGTCTGAAGGCAAAATACGGAGAAACGATCTCTGAGATTCAGGATTATTACGAAGAACAGTGTGAGAGACTCCAGATGCTTCAGGATTATGAAACTTATCGGAATACGCTGCTGGAGCAGACGGAGAAAGCAAAAGCAACACTGGAAGAAAGCGCAGACCGGTTGAGTCAAAAGCGAAAAGAATGTGCCGAAATCTTTGAGAAGAAAGTGGAAGACGGATTAAGAGAACTGAATTTCCTGGATGTCTGTTTTGAAGTGCGTCTGACCCGAATGGAAGCATGTACCGGAAAGGGATGGGAACAGGGAGAGTTCTGGATTACACTGAATCCGGGCGAAGAATTACGCCCCCTTTCCAAAGTGGCATCGGGGGGAGAACTTTCCAGAGTGATGCTGGCGATCAAAGCGGTGATGGCAGACAAAGAAGAGACACCGACCCTGATCTTTGATGAGATCGATACGGGAATCAGCGGGATCACGGCTGCAAAGGTGGCAAAACAGATGGAGATCATCGGAGTGTCCCATCAGGTGATCTGTATTACCCATTTGCCTCAGATCGCAGCAGCGGCGGACAGCCATTATCTGATCGAAAAATCTGTGGAAAATGAAAAGACCCGAACCCAGATCCGAAAGCTGGATGAGGAAGGTTCTGTGATGGAACTGGCCAGAATCCTGGGCGGAGATCAGATTACGGATACAATTTTGTCCAGCGCAAAGGAAATGAAGCAAAAAAAGAAATGA
- the argR gene encoding arginine repressor, which produces MKVSRHAKIVELIGQYDVETQEELAELLNREGFQVTQATVSRDIRDLKLTKVQTEKGKQKYVVLQPEENQISEKYRRVLRDGFSSMDMAQNILVIKTVSGMAMAVAAAIDNMDWTEVVGCIAGDDTIMCAIRTVDDTILVMDKIRKIVNNN; this is translated from the coding sequence ATGAAAGTCAGTCGTCACGCAAAAATCGTAGAATTAATCGGTCAGTATGATGTGGAGACTCAGGAAGAGCTGGCAGAACTTCTGAACCGGGAAGGCTTCCAGGTGACACAGGCTACGGTTTCCAGAGATATCAGAGATTTGAAGCTGACCAAAGTGCAAACGGAAAAAGGAAAGCAGAAATATGTGGTATTGCAGCCGGAAGAAAATCAGATCAGCGAGAAATACAGAAGAGTGTTGCGTGATGGTTTTTCGTCCATGGACATGGCACAGAATATTCTGGTGATCAAGACGGTCTCCGGTATGGCAATGGCAGTTGCGGCTGCCATTGATAATATGGACTGGACGGAAGTGGTGGGATGTATCGCAGGAGATGACACTATTATGTGTGCGATCCGAACGGTGGACGATACGATTCTTGTAATGGATAAGATCCGCAAAATCGTAAACAATAATTAG
- the xseB gene encoding exodeoxyribonuclease VII small subunit, which translates to METEKEPELEELFEQLEEVTGKMEEKDTSLEESFALYQKGMELLKTCKDKIDRIEKKVQILDENGETHEF; encoded by the coding sequence ATGGAAACAGAGAAAGAACCTGAGCTGGAAGAACTTTTTGAACAGTTGGAAGAGGTGACCGGAAAGATGGAAGAGAAAGACACGTCTCTGGAAGAATCCTTTGCACTGTATCAGAAAGGAATGGAGTTACTGAAAACATGCAAAGATAAGATTGACCGGATCGAAAAGAAAGTACAGATCCTGGACGAGAATGGAGAGACACATGAATTTTGA
- a CDS encoding polyprenyl synthetase family protein, with protein MNFEEQRAEKVKEIEAILKEYLPSDLQNQNVIGEAMEYSLMAGGKRLRPMLMQEVYKMYGGEGSLVEPFMAALEMIHTYSLVHDDLPAMDNDDYRRGKKTTHVVYGEDMGILAGDALLNYAFETAATAFDTYPDDLEKVGKAIALLAKKAGVYGMIGGQVVDVKETGKEIDEDTLTFIYRLKTGALIEAAMMVGAVLAGEDDDEVLRMKDIASDIGMAFQIRDDILDVTSTRETLGKPILSDEKNQKMTYVTIHGLERAKEDVKVISDRAMEKLKETGKANEFLCWLVESLVYRES; from the coding sequence ATGAATTTTGAAGAACAAAGAGCGGAAAAAGTAAAAGAAATCGAAGCAATCTTGAAAGAATATCTGCCCTCTGACCTGCAGAATCAAAATGTGATCGGAGAGGCGATGGAGTACAGCCTGATGGCAGGCGGCAAACGGTTAAGACCGATGCTGATGCAGGAGGTTTACAAAATGTATGGCGGAGAGGGTTCGCTGGTGGAACCGTTTATGGCGGCGTTGGAGATGATCCATACCTATTCTCTGGTACATGATGACCTTCCGGCTATGGATAATGATGATTACAGAAGAGGAAAGAAAACAACCCACGTGGTTTATGGCGAAGACATGGGAATCCTGGCAGGGGATGCATTGTTAAACTACGCATTTGAGACAGCGGCAACTGCTTTTGACACCTATCCGGATGATCTGGAAAAAGTAGGAAAAGCCATTGCACTGCTTGCAAAAAAGGCCGGCGTTTACGGAATGATCGGCGGGCAGGTAGTTGATGTGAAAGAAACAGGCAAAGAGATCGATGAGGATACCCTGACATTTATCTATCGTCTGAAAACAGGAGCATTGATTGAGGCTGCCATGATGGTCGGAGCCGTTCTGGCGGGAGAAGATGATGACGAAGTCCTGCGGATGAAAGATATCGCTTCTGATATCGGAATGGCATTCCAGATCCGCGATGATATTCTGGATGTGACCAGTACAAGAGAGACGCTGGGAAAACCGATTTTGAGTGATGAAAAGAATCAGAAGATGACTTATGTAACCATCCATGGGTTAGAGCGTGCGAAAGAAGATGTTAAGGTGATTTCTGACCGTGCCATGGAGAAACTGAAAGAAACCGGAAAGGCCAATGAATTTTTATGCTGGCTGGTAGAGTCTCTGGTGTACCGGGAATCATAA
- a CDS encoding TlyA family RNA methyltransferase: MKERLDVLLVKRNLAASREKAKAIIMAGQVFVDGQREDKAGTSFPEEVQIEIRGHKMPYVSRGGLKLEKAMKHFDVTVEGKVCTDVGSSTGGFTDCMLQNGAVKVFAIDVGRGQLDWKLRQDERVVCMEKTNIRYVTPEDIGEPIDFSSIDVSFISLTKVLEPIRNYLKPEGQIVALIKPQFEAGREKVGKKGVVREKSTHLEVIHKVMDYASQIGFDILNLEFSPIKGPEGNIEYLLHLQKCPEMPGAIHGVTPEAVVDAAFETLN; encoded by the coding sequence ATGAAAGAACGTTTAGACGTATTGCTTGTAAAACGGAATCTGGCAGCGTCCAGAGAAAAAGCAAAAGCGATCATTATGGCAGGGCAGGTGTTTGTGGACGGCCAGAGAGAAGATAAAGCGGGGACAAGCTTTCCGGAAGAAGTTCAGATTGAGATCCGGGGACATAAGATGCCTTATGTAAGCCGCGGTGGACTCAAGCTGGAAAAAGCGATGAAACATTTCGATGTGACGGTAGAGGGGAAGGTGTGTACAGATGTGGGTTCCTCCACAGGGGGATTTACAGACTGTATGCTGCAAAACGGTGCAGTGAAGGTGTTTGCCATCGATGTGGGCAGAGGACAACTGGACTGGAAATTACGGCAGGATGAACGGGTAGTCTGCATGGAGAAAACCAACATCCGTTACGTGACACCGGAAGATATCGGAGAACCCATCGATTTTTCTTCCATCGATGTTTCCTTTATTTCGCTGACGAAGGTGTTGGAACCGATCCGAAATTATCTGAAGCCGGAGGGACAGATCGTAGCTTTGATCAAACCTCAGTTTGAGGCGGGAAGAGAAAAAGTGGGGAAAAAGGGTGTGGTAAGAGAAAAGAGCACCCATCTGGAAGTGATTCACAAAGTGATGGATTATGCTTCTCAGATCGGATTTGATATCCTGAATCTGGAGTTTTCCCCGATCAAAGGACCTGAGGGAAATATTGAATATTTACTGCATTTACAGAAGTGTCCGGAAATGCCGGGCGCGATCCATGGAGTAACCCCGGAAGCAGTTGTGGATGCGGCATTTGAAACACTGAACTAA